The Raphanus sativus cultivar WK10039 chromosome 6, ASM80110v3, whole genome shotgun sequence sequence aaaacaaatatatgtttaaaatttgtGTATTTATTATGTGAAAAATATTCAATCTTAAAAACCTATTTAtagtaatttcaaaatttgatattttttctctttaagaaaactatatatctcatgaaaagtattttttataaCTCTACTTCACTCTCTAGATGTCGATGAGTCTTTCAACACAGAAACTAAATCCAAAAATCTGAATCGAtctgaccaaaaaaaatctgatatgAGTTAAATCTAACAATTATCTGAATGAATCTTTTATATAAGTTTGTAGTTTATTTTGATCTTAAATCATACAAATGACATATGAGAAGTAGAAAATTAACTTAGATTGtaccaaaaacaataaaattaaaccTCAATAAAACTGATATAGAACTATTTGACAACAGCCACAATTTTAGGtccaaacaaatatatttgaaaaaaaaaagaatactgCTATTGGCACACAGGTGTTCTTCGCTACTAGCTAGTAATTTCACAATCTTCACTACTAAATGAAAAGATCTATTAATCTTCTTAAATCAATATTCgggtatctttttattttggacAAGATTTTTTGAATCCGATTTGGATATGAGTTTGGGTATGGATAAAACACCCAGACCCACGTACATACTGactattttttcatttaatacaATAAATTCCTAAATTTGTTAAGCACTGAAAGCTGTAAGAAAATCTTTTAAAtgtgtttgaacaaaaaaaaaatcttttaaatgtGTAAAAATGGAAATATCAATAGAATACTATTTTTGAGACACTACACTCCATGACTCCAATACATATGAAGTGTTTGTTGATCACTCAAATTGAGTGGGAAGGTCACTGTCGAGATCTCaattctcaaggtccagtcgtCGGTTGAGATTGAAACCCTTCTACAAGCCTATGGGTCCCAACTCGTTCAACACATCTGTCACGTAATTCATTGCCTCTGACACAGCCATTTACCGTCAACATCTCACAGCTCTCATTTTTCGTACTTCCATTAATTATACATACCACACAGATGAGACTGACATCCACTCacacatatacatacatacactGCCTGTAGTGTAGCTTTGTGTGTGCGTATGTGTATCCATGTATTGGCTCGATAGTAGATTGTGATATGTTTAAtttgtactccctccgtttcatattaaatgtcgttttagaaaaaaattttcgttgcaaaataagtgtcgttttaaagtttcaatgcaaaatttatcaaCTTTATTcttcattctatttttctattgattaaattgtatcggtaatgatgtttttatattgaaaatatacaaaattaaatattttcttaatccgtgtgcagaagtctaaaacgacacttataatgaaacataGGGAGTATTGATTTATAGAaatatactctctctctctctctcatcattttagtttttttattatgtttcaaaatatgttattctacattttttattgtaatttttcttattaaatatatttctaatcTTTTAAATAACAATAGAAATTTAGTTAAATCATTAATATTTAAGTAactgtataaaaataaatatatattatttaaatccACGTGAAATATGTGTAATCACACTTTTTAAGttaaattagttttaagttaggttctatttaatatttaagttaGGTTAAATTAGGTATTTTTGTGTGTTAACTAAGTTTTGCACCAAACTAATAAAAAGTGTGATTACACATATTTCACGTggatttaaataatatatatttatttttatacagtTACTTAAATATTAATGATTTAACTAAATTTCTATTGTGATATAAAATACCTAATTTAATCtaataaaatacacaaataaattataaatagcgtagtaaaatacataatataacatGAGTTTGGTGCAAAACTTAgttaacaaataatatttttttgaaaaatacctAATTTAatctatgaaaataatattttaaaataaatagaaaagtCATTTAAAATTCCATTTACGATATTACATTTTCATGTTTCATCAAACCCCGAcaaactaacaaaataaaagagaaaatctcacatataactttttatttttatggttaTCATATTCAACATTGGagaagttaaattttaaatgatgaaAAACACAATCAATAATTAAtacataatcaaaatatattttttagataataagatctaaaaaataaaaataacatacaCATTACCATCGTTAAAGCATTCATACACTCTTAAAGAAAGTTAAAATGACACCACAACATCCTCTTTTGGATTCTGAAACTAAAGTAAATATACTgcctaaataaataaatattatcatatGCAAAAAATCATAACTATGATATTATACAATCTAGTCAACTTCATGTAATCAAAAATCACATACAAATAATTATTCTCACCAATACATAACCAATAAATCCATCTCTCAAAAGATCAcatacaaataattatatatatatatatatatatttaaaatcacgCGTGGAGCGCATGCTCACCCTTTAGTAACTTATAAAGACGATGGTAATAGGTTTACCACACAGCTACAAGTAACCGGACAAGTTCTTTTTATTCCGATTATTAGATTATTTTTACTTCaaaagataatttatttttaatatcaaaatttttttaatgaagAATTCTAAAACTTCCACCTCGTATCTAAAGTTGTTCCTTGAGTTAGTGATATACACATTTTAAGCTAAATCTTTATTGCAAAccttattttataatttaagaaCTACAAATCTATGTATATTAATTCCTTGAAAATTAGAAGGGATGACAAATAATTAATTAGGTTTTGTCAGAACCTGTTATGAAGATATGTCTCTAATTATGCAAGAATTAGAAACATTTGGGgtgattgaagaaagctatgaGTGTTGTAGATAGCTCTAATTCTCTCCTCAACACTGAACTAAAAGCAATCAAGctttggttaattttttaatctcaCAGCCATGTCtactttttgttattttgtggCTGTGGAGAGCTAATTTTCTAGAGTACTCTTTGCCTGCTTTTGAAAACTTTTCTCTTTTCTATAAAACATGTACGCTTCATTTCCTGTATTGTAATATACTTCactaacataaatataataatatatttcttacaTATATATTCCACAAAAATGTTACtactattaaaaatatgtatgcatatatatggtatataaataaaaaaagtttcacatacatatataaataaaaatacatctaTCAATTTACATCATAatcattttgtaaattttaaaattactaattaacttataaattttattttaattaaaaatattattattttaatgttaatgaaaatattaatataataaattgtaaTTCTAATATGAATGTATACTGTTAACCAATCAtactttctttaaaaaaatcacagcTAAAAATCTTACAACTACAGCACAAAATCCTACATTATAAATtctacaacaaaaatataaatctacaGTTGCAACCAATCATACCCACTAACCATCATGAATTATATTGGTTAATTACAGTATTTTACTGTTTTGTAGAGTAATCCACTCCATGTAACGTGACGACGATGATTATGAGTTAAGACATCTCCAATGATACTCTATaattttctctatatattttagGGCATTTCTTACTCTAAACATGATTTTTTAGTAAAATCTATTccaaatttcattttatttttaactccaaaataaaaGAATGGTTAGTGTTACTTATTTATGGAATAGTCTTACATATTGCTCTATTTTGTAGTTAAACTttctttagtttatatataatcatttaaatctttaatatttttatgtcatacttaaataatatttaaaactaatacAACAACATATAAATATGATACTCTACaagatattatttaataagtTTACATAAAAGAtgcataaattaattaaaaactaaaacaaacataaataatgtaaatgaaagataatataaaataaataattttaataattcggCAAATCATTTCCAAAACTGATAAGACCGGTGAAGCATTGCCCACACAAAGTAGACCCGTtcgtttttggaaaaaaaaaatatgttacatGACATCATAATTGCatgtataattttacaaaacatGATAATTGAAGATGAGCGTGAACTCGATATACCAATTGAAGTTAGAAGAGAAACTCCACCTGAAAATACTGAAATTGCAGAAGATGAAAATAtctgatttcaaaattttcttgtttgatttaaaaatatcaagGATAAATAAGTTCATTATTTATCACGAAATgcattatttgttatttttgggaaaacatattttaatgctCACTATTGAACcaagataaatttaataattaattttactttttaataatatatatttaattttaataaaatatattcatagaAGTTCTATAAACATAAAGTAGTTGGGTTAACTggtaaaatcttataaataaaaactaaaaagtattattaacaattattaagtaaataaaaatggaATCATTTTGGAATATATTTTCTGgaatagaaaatagaataatatattGGAGTAAAAACTATTTCCATTTTGATGttttacaattttgaaataaaaaaatggagTAGTACACTGGGCCTTAATCATACACCTCACAAGCCCCTTGTATACGATAAATTTTACTCCGAATATCAAATTATTCTTAAAAGCCTCATAAGGCccaattttaaaatactcaaaaaCTGTCGCTTTATGATGATTGCTAGACAAGACACCATGACGAGCGACATGCGACGTCTCCGGCTATTCCGCCTCCGCATGAGCATAACTCAGGGATGCAGAATACAATGAACTACGATTTCAATTCGTCGTAACTCCCTCCTATAAGTAATTTTTGCTGAATTCATGATTTGATCTCTGTCTTTAGCTGAATGTTCTTGAAACCCTAAtagtttttgttcttttggtaTCTTGATAAGTACAGAAGGTACGAATCTGAGTTCAAGCAGTTTCTCGTGGCTAAGTATTCCCGTTAGTTTTAGTTTGCTTCATTGTTCTGTTTTGCTCGAGTTTCATGTAAAGTTTAATTTGATGcgtttatttgttttgttctttctcaGTGAATGTATATGAGGAGAGAACAATAATAGATGGTGAAACCATTATGTCAAGCAAGTAAGCTTTAGATTGTGTTGTAGTTATGGAACAATGCTATTGTTTTTGTTGGTTTAATTGGCTATAATAACTTTCAGGTGGCCTTGCACGTGTTTCTATGCAGACTCGTGCCTTGatcaagaagatgaagaagaagagagtaaaGATTCAGCTACTGCTGAGATAACAACCTATGGTAGACTCTCCAATTGAGATATTGTGACGGAGAAGAATTGTTGATGTAAGCAAGGAACCTTACTTAACAATGTTAAGTTGATTTGCTTCATAGACAAGGCCATCTAATGTTATTAGTACAAGTGGAACCATCAAATAGGAACGgagtctaaaaataaataaaaaatctttaaaaaacatattatataaattaagtctaaattttaaattttcatagaGATAGtgttaaatttaaagtttattatttaaagtatatatatatatactttaaattataaactatatatatatatatatatatatagagagagagagagagagagagagagagagagagagagagctattgatttttaaaactatttcatTACACTGATAACTGTTAATAGTTTTGTGAACAGAGTACAAATAATTTGAGACAGCACTAATGCGATACATAATTATACTGCATTGTTGTTATCTATTATATACAGACATGCAAGCAATTACTAGTGTATTAGTCACATTGCATATATGAGCCAATCATACTATCATAGTACTACTACTACTGGCTTTagcacaccaagaacaagaaacttttcttttttacctACCAAAGAAAGTGTTGGTCCGGTTTGATGTCTCTCCTCTGAGATGATTCACAACCCGGTCACTGATGCTGCCATCCACATTTCTCATGGGTATTTGCATTTCCGCCATAAGCAACTGAAAGGAAGAGACTTTCTCCCTAAGCATTGAGTTCTCTTGTAGCATCTGGTGGTTGCTTTCCAACAAATGGATGACTCTCTCGGACAAGTTATGATTCAGTATCATCAGCTGTTCGACCTGCTGCTGCAGCTCTTCTATGTGCTTCTTTGTCCGTATACGTGACCTTCTTGCAGATTCTCGGTTAGAGAccattcttcttgcccttcttTCGAGACACTCGTTGTGGTAAATGTTTGGGTCTAAGTGAGAGCCATTGTTGTTGTTGCGTTTCGATAAGGACTGCAACGGGACATGGAAGTTAGCGTTTGGTAGGAATGTTGAGTTGACATGATCGTCTTGTGGTGACATTCCTTCAAGAATATCGAAACAGTGATGAGACCGATGGGCACTAGACTCCATTTTAAGGTTTTAGATGTCTAACAATGAAGATGGTTTCTCTTTAATGCAAGAAAGCACAATcaccaaaagagagagagagagagaaaaaaaagataggAGAGATATGAAGATCAGTGTTGATGTTGGATGCTATTTAATGATAACACGAATTAACTTGCATGAAGACAACTGTGTTTACCATTTGAAACTTCCACTAACTTAAATTTTAGTGATACTTTTTGACAAAATCTCActtattttaagttttcaacATCTTTTTGTCATGCTTTAATATCTTTTATGGGTTCTTGTTTCTTAAGA is a genomic window containing:
- the LOC130495474 gene encoding basic leucine zipper 8-like, which gives rise to MESSAHRSHHCFDILEGMSPQDDHVNSTFLPNANFHVPLQSLSKRNNNNGSHLDPNIYHNECLERRARRMVSNRESARRSRIRTKKHIEELQQQVEQLMILNHNLSERVIHLLESNHQMLQENSMLREKVSSFQLLMAEMQIPMRNVDGSISDRVVNHLRGETSNRTNTFFGR